A single Fodinibius saliphilus DNA region contains:
- a CDS encoding YpdA family putative bacillithiol disulfide reductase, protein MVIIVGAGPIGLATAIELKRLNIPAKIIERGCLVNSIFNYPKDMTFFSTSERLEIGEVPFISHNPKPTRREALEYYRRAAESYNLDIHLYEEVQDIEGSDHSFTISTSKGTYKAEKVVVATGFYDIPNKMGVPGEDLQKVTHYYDEAHAYAWQDVLVIGGGNSAVDAALETYRSHANVTLSVRDSQIKDSVKYWVKPDIKNRIKNNEITGYFNTEVKEILPHEVILETPNGIEAISNDFVLAMTGYQPNFKLMKKFGIALTDDKDKMPVYDEKSLETNRKGIYVAGVVCGGMDTSRLFIENTRVHAEHIANDIQEKKG, encoded by the coding sequence ATGGTCATCATTGTTGGTGCAGGTCCGATCGGTTTAGCAACAGCTATAGAATTAAAACGGCTTAATATACCCGCTAAAATTATTGAAAGGGGATGTCTTGTAAACAGTATTTTTAATTATCCCAAAGATATGACCTTTTTCTCTACCTCTGAGCGTTTGGAAATAGGTGAGGTGCCGTTTATTTCTCATAATCCTAAGCCTACACGAAGAGAAGCCCTGGAATATTATCGGCGAGCAGCTGAAAGTTATAATCTTGACATCCATCTATATGAAGAAGTGCAGGATATAGAAGGATCAGACCACTCCTTTACTATTTCGACCAGTAAGGGTACTTATAAAGCCGAAAAAGTGGTTGTAGCTACCGGCTTTTACGATATCCCTAACAAGATGGGGGTTCCTGGCGAAGATCTACAGAAAGTAACCCACTATTATGACGAAGCCCATGCCTATGCCTGGCAAGATGTACTTGTTATTGGCGGGGGGAACTCTGCTGTAGATGCGGCTCTAGAGACCTACAGGTCGCATGCAAACGTAACATTATCAGTTCGCGATTCGCAAATCAAGGATTCTGTAAAATATTGGGTTAAACCAGATATCAAAAACCGAATTAAAAACAATGAAATTACAGGATATTTTAATACCGAGGTTAAAGAGATTCTTCCCCACGAAGTTATACTTGAAACCCCCAACGGTATTGAGGCTATTTCCAATGATTTTGTACTGGCTATGACAGGCTACCAACCCAATTTCAAGCTAATGAAGAAGTTCGGTATTGCCTTAACCGATGACAAAGATAAAATGCCGGTCTACGATGAAAAATCTTTAGAAACAAATAGGAAAGGGATATATGTAGCCGGAGTAGTTTGTGGAGGTATGGATACTAGTCGTCTGTTCATTGAGAACACCAGAGTTCATGCAGAGCACATTGCAAACGACATCCAAGAAAAGAAGGGGTAA
- a CDS encoding YheT family hydrolase, which produces MQTSLRNIYSFPSSRWAFNGHIHTIARSLLGDTNQPAVERIEIPTPDNDFLEIDCANISNSSAVVVLFHGLEGSSRRYYIIELMKELVNEGYSVVAVNFRSCGDKMNNRPRFYHSGETKDYETVFSWVQETYSYNKIAAVGFSLGGNALVKSLGEKGQSHPADVSVAISVPYDLRLGSLRLSKGFHRVYEYRFLRTLKKKLALKRYYFPDIPTFDGSTLYEFDDQVTAPVHGFKNADNYYKICSARQFIDKIETPTLLIHSKEDPICPIEAMPVDKINENEFTDYIITNKGGHVGFWSNPNGWINYAIRKFIRDKLRNV; this is translated from the coding sequence ATGCAAACGAGTCTTCGTAATATCTATTCGTTTCCCAGCTCACGCTGGGCTTTCAATGGTCACATACATACCATTGCTCGTTCATTATTGGGTGACACCAACCAACCTGCAGTTGAACGAATTGAAATCCCTACACCAGATAATGACTTCCTTGAAATTGATTGTGCAAACATCTCTAATTCTTCTGCTGTTGTAGTACTTTTCCATGGCCTAGAAGGGTCCTCACGGCGATACTACATCATAGAGCTTATGAAAGAGTTGGTTAACGAAGGATATTCGGTAGTTGCGGTTAACTTTCGAAGCTGTGGAGATAAAATGAACAACCGACCTCGCTTTTATCATTCTGGTGAAACAAAAGATTATGAAACAGTCTTCAGCTGGGTTCAAGAAACATACTCATACAATAAAATTGCAGCCGTAGGCTTCTCACTTGGTGGCAATGCATTAGTTAAATCACTAGGAGAAAAAGGACAATCACACCCCGCAGATGTATCTGTGGCTATATCAGTACCTTATGACCTACGACTAGGGTCTCTGAGACTGTCTAAAGGCTTTCATCGCGTCTATGAGTATCGCTTTCTACGTACCTTAAAAAAGAAATTAGCTCTTAAAAGATATTATTTTCCTGATATTCCTACATTTGATGGTTCTACCCTATATGAATTTGATGACCAAGTAACAGCCCCTGTGCACGGTTTCAAAAATGCCGATAATTACTATAAAATATGCTCTGCACGTCAATTTATAGATAAAATAGAAACCCCTACCTTGCTGATACATAGCAAAGAGGATCCAATTTGCCCTATTGAGGCTATGCCTGTAGACAAAATAAATGAGAATGAATTTACCGATTATATAATCACTAATAAGGGAGGACATGTAGGTTTCTGGAGCAATCCAAATGGGTGGATCAACTATGCAATAAGAAAATTTATCAGGGACAAATTAAGAAATGTTTGA
- a CDS encoding FecR family protein translates to MRRYNSITSKLGFLLLLGGTITVVAALTKIENPDRPLAFVQKFKPSVGIEKAGTFEDIKKRGKPLFDGDTLRTNENGFALVQFMDKSLAKVKPESRLIVEGKVEGKQNTSTRIGLEAGEIFLNVTKQGRDNFEVATNTTVASVKGTDFGATSNSYFWVEEGIVELLATETGESAELTDGNYGQVLSDGTIDTGTLTEDEIEERNKEYDQMEESLDPEIIEIRFVDENGQQRVIKVKVFENENN, encoded by the coding sequence ATGAGGCGTTACAATAGCATAACTTCTAAATTAGGTTTCTTGTTGCTCCTTGGTGGAACGATAACTGTAGTAGCAGCTCTTACGAAAATTGAAAATCCGGATCGCCCCTTAGCTTTTGTACAAAAATTTAAGCCCAGTGTAGGCATAGAAAAGGCAGGAACATTTGAGGATATTAAAAAACGGGGTAAACCCCTTTTTGACGGAGATACCTTGCGGACAAATGAAAATGGATTTGCATTGGTTCAATTCATGGATAAAAGCCTGGCAAAGGTGAAACCGGAATCGCGCCTTATTGTGGAAGGGAAGGTGGAAGGCAAACAGAACACTAGTACTCGCATTGGATTAGAGGCAGGAGAAATATTTCTTAATGTTACAAAGCAGGGTAGAGATAACTTTGAAGTAGCAACTAATACAACGGTGGCTTCAGTAAAAGGCACAGACTTCGGTGCCACTTCAAATAGTTATTTTTGGGTAGAAGAAGGTATTGTTGAGTTACTAGCTACTGAAACAGGAGAGTCTGCAGAGCTTACTGATGGAAATTATGGACAGGTTCTTTCTGATGGCACTATTGATACCGGCACTTTGACAGAAGACGAGATTGAAGAACGAAATAAAGAGTATGACCAGATGGAAGAAAGTCTGGATCCTGAAATTATTGAAATTCGATTTGTAGATGAAAATGGTCAACAAAGAGTGATCAAGGTTAAGGTTTTTGAAAACGAAAACAATTAA
- a CDS encoding acyl-CoA thioesterase — MKDRFQERFTQDTNSNQKTVSASRVRMNEMVMPNDTNPLGNLMGGRLMQWMDVCSAISARRHCNRNVVTVAADSIEFKNAINLGEVVVIEGEVTRTFTTSMEVAMEVWAEDQRNGERRLCTTSFYTFVALDSDGNTVKVPEIIPETDFEKERYEQASDRRKMRLKVSEQNKKAHKKDKSS, encoded by the coding sequence ATGAAAGATCGTTTCCAAGAACGTTTTACACAAGATACAAATAGCAATCAGAAAACCGTATCTGCATCTAGGGTAAGGATGAATGAAATGGTGATGCCTAATGATACGAATCCTCTTGGCAATTTAATGGGAGGGCGCCTGATGCAGTGGATGGATGTTTGTTCAGCTATTTCAGCACGTAGGCACTGCAATAGAAATGTGGTAACTGTAGCAGCAGATAGCATTGAGTTTAAAAATGCGATTAATTTAGGAGAGGTTGTTGTCATTGAGGGAGAGGTTACACGAACTTTTACCACTTCTATGGAGGTAGCAATGGAAGTATGGGCTGAAGATCAACGAAACGGTGAGCGTCGGCTTTGTACAACTTCTTTTTACACTTTTGTTGCATTAGATTCTGACGGAAATACGGTAAAAGTGCCAGAAATTATCCCGGAAACAGATTTTGAAAAGGAGCGATATGAGCAGGCGTCAGATCGCCGTAAAATGCGCCTAAAGGTGTCAGAGCAAAATAAAAAAGCGCACAAAAAAGATAAGTCCAGCTAG
- a CDS encoding tyrosine-type recombinase/integrase, which yields MPKRKLTEEFINDLESPSEQVEFYDTLVKGLILRLSKSGTKSFSYRSFDGEKHQRHTIGKYPACTLAEARHQVNRHKVTELDAEQEMSQDVPDFEEIAEQFIQNHLPTLSNSTSREYKRIINRELMPVFAKFNVRNMTKEQIDKLLDHKANREGSLTMANRMRAVLSSIFSFGIDEEVIFYNPVNATKTYDVVHKRPNRHYNELEIRELWKSFGKQKQPMGELLKVLLVQGQQKNETIQMRWQDIQNNMWVIPGEISRTGEPHEVPLGNITQQIIQSLKPYSGNSTYIFASTRKKNAPLTTTKNAAQRIRKTTTVEDFKVRHLRQTVSVYMARLGVDEKVLLKLFNYTEGHNVLSSLYGKNDYAEGKKKAITKWESCLLDIL from the coding sequence ATGCCTAAAAGAAAACTAACCGAAGAGTTTATAAATGATTTGGAGTCGCCCAGCGAGCAGGTAGAGTTTTATGATACCTTGGTAAAGGGATTAATTCTTCGCCTTTCTAAATCCGGGACCAAGTCATTTAGTTATCGTTCTTTTGATGGGGAAAAGCACCAGCGACATACAATAGGGAAATATCCCGCCTGTACATTAGCTGAGGCGAGGCATCAAGTAAATAGGCATAAGGTCACAGAATTAGATGCAGAACAGGAAATGTCTCAGGATGTGCCTGATTTCGAAGAGATAGCGGAACAATTTATACAAAATCATTTACCGACTTTAAGTAATAGTACCAGTCGAGAGTATAAAAGGATTATCAATCGCGAACTGATGCCTGTGTTCGCAAAGTTCAATGTTCGGAATATGACTAAGGAGCAAATCGACAAATTGCTTGATCACAAAGCAAATAGAGAAGGTTCCTTAACAATGGCTAACAGGATGCGGGCTGTGTTAAGTAGCATTTTTTCTTTTGGCATTGATGAGGAGGTTATTTTTTATAACCCGGTAAATGCCACTAAGACCTACGATGTCGTTCATAAGAGGCCTAATCGGCACTATAACGAGCTCGAAATCAGGGAGCTATGGAAAAGTTTTGGCAAACAGAAACAGCCTATGGGAGAGTTGTTAAAAGTCTTATTAGTGCAGGGACAGCAGAAAAATGAGACCATACAGATGCGCTGGCAAGATATTCAGAATAATATGTGGGTAATTCCTGGAGAAATATCGAGGACTGGAGAGCCACATGAGGTGCCGCTTGGAAATATTACTCAGCAAATTATACAGAGTTTAAAGCCGTACAGTGGAAACAGTACGTATATATTTGCTTCTACACGCAAAAAAAATGCTCCACTAACAACTACAAAGAATGCTGCACAAAGGATTCGTAAAACAACAACGGTCGAAGATTTCAAAGTTCGACATTTAAGACAAACAGTTAGTGTTTATATGGCGAGGTTGGGTGTTGATGAAAAAGTGTTGTTGAAGCTATTTAATTACACGGAAGGTCATAATGTATTATCATCCCTTTATGGTAAGAATGATTACGCTGAGGGGAAGAAAAAAGCTATAACCAAATGGGAAAGTTGTTTATTGGATATTTTATAA
- a CDS encoding CHASE2 domain-containing protein codes for MKNDRNSWSTYLVLPTLVLFALVVTIFLSFTTPVQKLKLGVTDQLFELRGPIPIQDSTVVIVGISQQADQEIPYKYPWPTDLHAKLVNNLNEAGAQAIGFDVIFDKRDNYSLSNDTAFAKAVKQSRNVILGASIQSEGQGRGQGSSSQITRFVRPYKLLRQGNDNPLGLVRTHNDLDATIRKYILSTFYNGEKYLSLGLEVLKLYKEIDSKQVSETQNIFKIGPFEIPKFSSNLMAINYFGGPGTFSRYSFENVIDDSTVILASEDSSFQTNTFSDPYFGLKQSGAFKDKIVLIGATMPELNDLHSTPFAPQDAMPGVEMHANAIQTILTGKYIHHVSPWLNLGLIFFLIVFVAWAGRRYSGLAAFSIYLTLAILVIALTIYEFLEFRYILDAISLLVALTVGYVTTQSYEYVIEQREKRRIHNLFSSYVSPAVVEEMVESNKEPELGGDEVYMTAFFSDIQSFSAFSEKLPAKTLVRLINEYLSAMTDILTSHGGTLDKYIGDAIVAFFGAPVQQENHAYKACLVSQLMQLRLEELRQKWRREGEKWPEIVHYMRNRIGINTGKMVTGNMGSESRFNYTMMGDNVNLAARCESSAKQFGVYTMVTANTKREAEAHGNRCVFRYLDRIVVKGKTEPVEVYEIMGLREHLDDAQFACKQKFEQATEAYKQQKWDKALALFNESKKLELFKPNKDSFIHTNPSLVYLDRCEVMKKNPPPADWNGVYVMKSK; via the coding sequence ATGAAAAACGATCGAAACAGCTGGAGTACCTACCTTGTGTTACCGACGTTAGTTCTATTTGCGTTGGTAGTGACAATCTTTTTATCGTTTACTACTCCTGTACAGAAGCTAAAGTTGGGGGTTACAGATCAACTATTTGAGTTACGTGGCCCTATCCCAATACAAGATTCTACAGTAGTTATTGTGGGGATAAGCCAGCAAGCAGACCAAGAGATTCCCTATAAATATCCATGGCCTACAGATCTACATGCTAAGCTGGTAAACAATCTCAATGAGGCAGGCGCTCAGGCTATTGGTTTTGACGTGATTTTTGATAAAAGGGATAATTATAGCCTATCTAATGATACGGCCTTTGCCAAGGCGGTTAAACAGTCTAGGAACGTTATATTAGGGGCAAGTATTCAAAGTGAAGGGCAGGGGCGGGGGCAGGGAAGTAGTTCGCAGATCACTCGATTTGTAAGGCCTTATAAGCTGTTAAGGCAGGGAAATGATAATCCATTAGGCCTTGTAAGAACACATAATGATCTTGATGCGACGATTCGAAAGTATATACTTTCAACTTTTTACAATGGAGAAAAGTATTTATCGCTGGGGTTAGAAGTTCTGAAACTATATAAAGAAATTGACTCCAAGCAAGTATCTGAAACACAAAATATATTTAAAATAGGTCCATTTGAGATTCCTAAATTCTCAAGTAACCTGATGGCTATAAATTACTTTGGAGGGCCGGGCACTTTTAGCCGTTATTCGTTTGAGAATGTAATTGATGATTCGACGGTAATACTTGCCTCTGAAGATTCTTCGTTCCAAACCAATACATTTTCGGATCCTTATTTTGGGTTAAAGCAATCTGGCGCATTTAAAGATAAAATTGTACTTATAGGTGCAACAATGCCTGAACTTAATGACCTGCACTCTACACCCTTTGCGCCACAAGATGCTATGCCGGGGGTAGAAATGCATGCCAATGCAATACAGACTATATTGACGGGGAAATATATTCACCATGTTTCACCATGGCTCAATTTGGGCCTTATTTTCTTCTTGATTGTGTTTGTTGCTTGGGCTGGTCGAAGGTATTCAGGCTTAGCGGCCTTCTCGATTTATTTGACTTTGGCTATCTTGGTAATAGCATTGACTATTTATGAGTTTTTAGAGTTTCGATACATACTGGATGCCATATCACTGCTAGTAGCGCTTACTGTTGGGTATGTAACCACCCAGAGTTATGAATATGTGATTGAACAGAGAGAGAAAAGGCGTATACACAACCTCTTTTCCTCTTATGTGTCTCCTGCCGTAGTAGAAGAGATGGTTGAGTCAAATAAAGAGCCTGAGTTAGGGGGGGATGAGGTTTATATGACGGCCTTTTTTAGTGATATACAATCCTTCTCAGCTTTTTCTGAAAAGTTGCCGGCAAAAACGTTGGTAAGGCTTATAAACGAATATCTATCAGCAATGACCGATATTTTAACGTCTCACGGGGGTACGCTTGACAAATATATCGGAGATGCCATTGTTGCTTTTTTTGGCGCCCCGGTTCAACAGGAGAATCATGCATATAAAGCTTGTTTGGTTTCGCAGTTAATGCAGCTAAGACTTGAAGAGTTGCGTCAGAAATGGCGTAGGGAAGGAGAAAAGTGGCCAGAAATTGTGCATTACATGCGTAACAGAATTGGTATAAACACCGGTAAAATGGTAACAGGTAATATGGGTTCTGAAAGTCGCTTCAATTATACTATGATGGGAGATAATGTGAACCTGGCAGCACGCTGCGAGAGTAGTGCAAAGCAGTTTGGTGTTTATACAATGGTGACAGCAAATACCAAGCGAGAAGCCGAGGCACACGGCAATCGATGTGTATTTCGTTATTTAGATCGTATCGTGGTTAAAGGGAAAACTGAACCGGTGGAGGTGTATGAAATTATGGGGCTTCGTGAGCATTTGGATGATGCCCAATTTGCCTGTAAGCAAAAGTTTGAGCAAGCCACTGAAGCATATAAACAGCAAAAATGGGATAAGGCATTAGCGTTGTTTAACGAGTCTAAAAAGCTGGAGTTATTTAAGCCGAACAAAGACTCATTCATCCACACAAATCCTTCGTTGGTGTACCTTGACAGATGTGAAGTTATGAAGAAAAATCCACCCCCAGCCGATTGGAACGGCGTTTATGTAATGAAATCAAAATAG
- a CDS encoding histidine kinase dimerization/phosphoacceptor domain -containing protein produces the protein MSDQEAQRGYYWQPVTFELLLSNYSLSDGRLWGILSGWILAVIATLAATVFLLPEEWLLLEGSRNKIVQFFLFNPALILGMLLFFWFGFEWGFIPIFLCSFIIAFYSGMAWGWALIFGIAFVFGLAICATAYRAFGISHDLRSFKSMVFFISISFIGSIGSSLGAFIWSFSHRLSAFDTLVIWKGWWSGSFLQALLIIGPLLWIGTPAVERLKRKWFEFTEDQGVSLKWIIGAVASITGALSLFIFSGKFLGEMRVQEVMESQKSATVIDVVNALESFEIISWISIGIIVLTGYGAFKLISGWNRRLTREVKVRTEELNESQEKLKVSLEEKELLLREIHHRVKNNMALVSALLELQQIKSGDQATLANFRTVRSRIKSMAMAHEVLYENESLSNISMKSYVERVGKLTHQSFGGGATNVELKTDIEDTNLDMAYSIPLGLFINETLINAYKHAFDGKDKGCIWLESVIKDGKVNFVIRDNGVGLPDELNEIKKNSLGISLIKKFAKQLKADLTVETNEGEGTKYSLVFSVD, from the coding sequence ATGAGTGATCAAGAAGCACAAAGGGGATATTATTGGCAACCGGTTACATTTGAACTACTTTTATCTAATTACTCTTTGTCTGATGGACGCTTATGGGGAATCTTAAGTGGTTGGATTTTAGCTGTAATTGCTACTCTTGCTGCTACAGTTTTTCTGTTGCCAGAGGAATGGTTGTTGCTTGAAGGGAGTAGAAATAAAATCGTGCAGTTTTTTCTTTTCAACCCAGCCTTAATACTGGGAATGCTTCTTTTTTTCTGGTTTGGATTTGAATGGGGCTTTATTCCAATTTTTCTTTGTTCATTTATTATTGCTTTTTACTCGGGCATGGCTTGGGGTTGGGCTCTAATTTTTGGAATCGCATTTGTATTTGGTTTAGCAATATGTGCTACAGCTTACCGTGCTTTTGGAATATCCCATGATCTGAGATCGTTCAAAAGTATGGTGTTTTTTATCTCTATCTCATTCATTGGCTCCATAGGAAGCTCCCTAGGTGCATTTATATGGAGTTTTTCTCACCGTCTTTCTGCTTTTGATACGCTTGTAATTTGGAAAGGCTGGTGGAGCGGATCCTTCTTGCAGGCTTTGTTGATTATTGGACCACTTTTATGGATAGGAACACCTGCTGTAGAGCGGTTAAAAAGAAAGTGGTTTGAGTTTACTGAAGATCAAGGTGTGTCTTTGAAGTGGATCATTGGTGCTGTTGCTTCTATAACAGGAGCACTCTCACTTTTTATTTTTTCGGGTAAATTTCTAGGAGAGATGCGGGTTCAAGAGGTGATGGAAAGTCAAAAGTCAGCAACAGTTATTGATGTTGTAAATGCATTGGAGTCTTTTGAAATTATATCTTGGATCTCTATAGGTATTATTGTGCTAACCGGTTATGGGGCTTTTAAGTTAATAAGCGGTTGGAACAGACGGCTGACCAGAGAAGTTAAAGTAAGGACAGAGGAATTAAACGAAAGCCAGGAGAAGCTAAAAGTCTCACTGGAAGAGAAGGAGCTTTTATTACGTGAAATCCATCATCGTGTTAAAAATAATATGGCACTAGTAAGTGCCCTGTTAGAGTTACAGCAAATTAAATCAGGAGACCAAGCTACGCTAGCTAATTTTAGGACTGTACGGTCTCGGATAAAATCCATGGCAATGGCTCATGAAGTTTTGTATGAAAATGAATCACTGTCTAATATAAGCATGAAATCATATGTAGAACGGGTAGGTAAGCTTACGCATCAATCTTTTGGAGGTGGTGCTACTAATGTAGAGTTAAAGACGGATATTGAAGATACAAATTTAGACATGGCTTATTCTATTCCGTTAGGTCTTTTTATTAACGAAACTTTGATTAATGCCTATAAACATGCTTTTGATGGAAAAGACAAGGGTTGTATTTGGTTAGAGAGCGTAATAAAAGATGGGAAAGTTAACTTTGTGATTCGTGATAACGGTGTTGGGTTACCTGATGAACTCAATGAAATCAAAAAGAATTCTTTGGGGATAAGTCTTATTAAGAAGTTTGCAAAGCAGTTAAAAGCAGATCTTACTGTTGAGACCAATGAGGGAGAGGGAACTAAGTACTCTTTAGTATTTAGTGTCGATTAA
- a CDS encoding OmpA family protein: MINSKLILLVSSVFLGMTLLTACSGSEELREPSERTLEYLQSLDKETLQTLDTDSDGLNDWAEMNEYDTNPLEADSDGDGLGDGEEINEYDTDPNAADSDGDGLSDGEEVNSHNTDPNNSDSDDDGLSDGEEVNEYRTDPNAADSDGDGINDYDEINEHNSDPNNSDSDGDGFTDSQELEMGTNLNDGSDPAYLEEGSLETVNFDFDKSNIDEEAARILNENIKKLMDSKKFRVRIDAYTDHVGGDQYNLRLSKRRAEAVTQFYIENGLAENRIESRGLGKAPQPCMDMTDEIGCRKNRRAESHPLNPYQYTPNN; the protein is encoded by the coding sequence ATGATAAACTCAAAATTGATTCTACTTGTCTCTTCCGTGTTTCTTGGGATGACCTTGCTTACAGCTTGTTCCGGTTCCGAAGAACTCCGGGAACCATCGGAAAGAACTCTTGAATACTTACAATCTCTTGACAAAGAAACCCTCCAAACGCTTGACACAGACAGCGACGGTCTTAATGACTGGGCAGAAATGAATGAATACGACACTAATCCCCTTGAAGCCGACAGCGATGGTGACGGATTGGGCGATGGTGAAGAAATCAATGAATACGATACTGACCCTAATGCTGCTGACAGCGATGGAGATGGACTCAGTGATGGTGAAGAAGTTAACTCCCATAACACTGATCCCAATAACTCTGACAGTGATGATGATGGACTAAGTGACGGTGAAGAAGTAAATGAGTACCGTACTGATCCTAATGCTGCTGATTCTGATGGTGATGGCATCAATGACTATGATGAAATCAACGAACACAACAGCGACCCCAACAACAGCGACTCTGATGGAGATGGGTTCACAGACTCACAAGAACTCGAGATGGGCACTAACCTAAATGACGGCTCTGATCCCGCATATCTCGAAGAAGGATCCCTCGAAACCGTAAACTTTGATTTTGACAAGTCTAATATCGACGAAGAAGCTGCTAGAATCCTAAATGAAAACATTAAGAAATTGATGGATTCTAAGAAGTTTCGTGTCCGTATTGATGCTTACACCGACCATGTTGGTGGAGATCAGTACAACTTACGTCTTAGCAAGCGTCGTGCCGAAGCAGTTACGCAATTCTACATTGAGAACGGTCTTGCTGAAAACCGTATTGAATCTCGTGGATTAGGTAAAGCACCACAACCTTGCATGGATATGACCGATGAAATTGGTTGCCGCAAGAATCGTCGTGCAGAATCTCATCCATTAAATCCTTATCAGTATACTCCTAATAACTAA